The sequence atatattaagccaatttactctacagtatttaaaacatccatctccatgctcactcgaatggctcatcataaacaagcatgcaattttaatgatatatttataagcatttaccgttgcatgacaagtaatttcttgacttttgcacgtcaagctttatttgcttgaaatttttccaatccagacatttgtattcaggaaaattgaaaaagagcaacaaacatccaagctatattttgttgaaccacagcagacaaggcgcggtaatcttccagggttttcgttacgaaatatcttttccagataagcttataccacttgagcacgctacgttgtgttattattttatccaatagtttcttaatggttgccccatcatttgaaattgtggccttgcCACTGGAATGCTTGTCCATATTACATGAACCCAAtatagtgcgtacagcgtccacaattgaatgcgaggtattgatgttggatatgatgaatattttttacataaaaactcatgtacccaatacaagttcaggcataccgccgataacacaccttttaaacgacgttgtgtgtccaaatcacttagcggtttttcttctatgatttgtagcaattcttcaacaaacgttggatcatgtatgggatgcgaccaaagtggaccgcccatctatatttgggaatataagaaacaatttggtgtgaacaattggtgccagttaaccctctgaaaaagcgactgacgcgcctttttgaacggacataaccgtttaaacggttaagcaccaattaagtaagaaggaaataatttgatttattcgagtttaaatacttaagtgggatagttgaaacttacatgatgtttatcaccgcaatacgcacaatttgtattaacatttggtCCAGTTGGTATACCGAATTTTACTTCCGAATTGCCTTTATCTGAGATCTTGCTTTTTACAATACCCATAGGCTGTAGcgtataggtatcacaaccagtgcattgaaataccattcattgtttgttgtgttcataatataaagatatggtaagtaatggattgtggtaaaaggccaaaatgctgtataccaacctcatgcatacgcacaaatacgcgtatataaaaattggcagaaatgctcaaaagtggctcaatatattttccataacgattagagtgcgtttcaatgcaatgcaatagtatacgcaatcccatctcatggcagcatttcatacgcaaaggcacagaactatatttggcattgcaggcttcaggcgtattgcctgccagcacagccatatcattcgcagttacaagtaatgaacccccactcgtcagtgaatgtatagcgccatccagaaagcgattcggacaaccataaggatctaggtctataacatcgaaacgcttctcatatgaagttgaaaggtacatgagagtcctattgcgaattttattattgattattacagttaaatcactacctattgattcgtatatcaaacctacattgcatccccttcgcttggcacaattaaatgttccactccattgtgtcgcatatttacgcCAATGGATtctactgccaccttagatagatcatttgcaacaatttcacgcacgtctggtacttcttttgcataacttatgctacgtaaacctgttgcagcaagcgcttccaatattcgcagtccaccgtcgtattttacaccaccagccgtgtatggtttcttgtcattagcattgcttgctttcctttgtattttgtggatttttatgcgccgccgcttcccgctctcttatcaaccgctttgtgtatacattaagtactgaaatacttaaatcacgattaaattcttgtactggattgtagaatacggccccgccggcaataatttctgtagtgctttctttgatcacacgttcgggtgctttgtcgttcgtagcgatctgttaattcataaaatttagggcgattttgttaataacgcgaaacatatatttaccttattttcagatatttcctcaacttccattttggctttaaactgctgtgcatccaagtttttgttatcagctgttcggtggtggcatacgctggctgctgctttcgttgaacagtgaatcgtggaaactgtttcaacagaggaaatatttaaacattacagatgcacaacactgtttttttataaatcaacgatgatAGCCAGCCTTGGGAGGTTGTTGCCGCTATCTTGGCCTTGCattacccggttgctgttgtggtatataccttggtataactggatgtggcgtcattgccccacctggtccagttgatgcggatCACGAACAACAACCACGacgacctacactgtttgggttcactttgctgctgcaaacacacctccgtcacaataattaatggagaccatggaggggtatctcaacaagagaggctattttattgcacacatagccgttttttccgttactattctgcattaaaattgctcacgattatttatactatgtaattacatatttcactttctttctttataaacatgcacacattgatatgagttttttttgctaaaacacactttagtagaccaaaaaatattaaagaatccgtatattaatttctgcaaaatgtaaatcacacaaattgaaaaaattttccacttttctgcagaattagaaatggcggattttttgcacgcaaaaatgacgtattttgctatccctaagaaaataataggtgcgagagagcacgatatattgtgggaaagcaaaatttgtcagcatgctttttcatttgcacaatttttcattccaaatcgtcacccctgtcaaaaattcgtgtggctgtgtgcgtttttggtcacacgatttttgcaggggtatATGTATCGcaaccagtgcattgaaataccattcattgtttgctgtgttcataatataaagatatggtaagtaattggattgtggtaaaaggccaaaatgctgtataccaacctcatgctatatttacactttgcttgactactatgcatacgcacaaatacgcgtatgtaaaaattggcagaaatgctcaaaagtggctcaatatattttccataacgattagagtgcgtttcaatgcaatgcaatagtatacgcaatcccatctcatggcagcatttcatacgcaaaggcacagaactatatttggcattgcaggcttcaggcgtattgcctgccagcacagccatatcattcgcagttacaagtaatgaacccccactcgtcagtgattgtatagcgccatccagaaagcgattcggacaaccataaggatctaggtctataacatcgaaacgcttctcatatgaagttgaaaggtacatgagagtcctattacgaattttattattgattattacagttaaatcactagctattgattcgtatatcaaacctacattccatccccttcgcttggcacaattaaatgttccactccattgtgtcgcatatttacgctaatggaatctactgccaccttagatagataatttgcaacaatttcacgcacgcctgctacttcttttgcataacttatgctacgtaaacctgttgcagcaagcgcttccaatattcgcagtccatcgtcgtattttacaccaccagccgtgtatggtttcttgtcattagcattgcttgctttcctttgtattttgtggatttttatgcgccgccgcttcccgctctcttatcaaccgctttgagtatacattaagtactgaaatacttaaatcacgattaaattcttgtactggattgtagaatacggccccgccggcaataatttctgtagtgctttcGTTGATCACACGTTCGGATGCTTTGTCGttcgtagcgatctgttaattcataaaatttagggcgattttgttaataacgcgaaacatatatttaccttcttttcagatatttcctcaacttccattttggctttaaactACTGGCCATCCAAGTTTttatcagctgttcggtggtggcatacgctggctgctgctttcgttgaacagtgaatcgtggaaactgtttcaacagaggaaatatttaagcattacagatgcacaacactgtttttttataaatcaacgatgatagccagccttgggaggttgttgctgctgctatcatggccttgcattacccggttgctgttgtagtatataccttggtataactggatgtggcgtcattgccccacctggtccagttgatgcggaccacgaacaacaaccaccacgacctacactgtttgggttcactttgctgctgcaaacacacctccgtcacaataattaatggagaccatggaggggtatctcaacaagagaggctattttattgcacacatagccgtttttttacaccgaattttctaatctttttttttttcaattttggataataaatcttaatggtaacaagaatttttttcttgtatgtatgtggaaatcaaaatttactattctgcattagaattgctcacgattatttatactatgcaattacatatgtatttcactttctttctttataaacatgcacacattgatatgagtttttttttgctaaaacacactttagtagaccaaaaaatattaaagaatgcgtatattaatttctgcaaaatgaaaatcacacaaattgaaaaaattttccacttttctgcagaattagaaatggcggattttttgcacgcaaaaatgacgtattttgctatccctatgaaaataataggtgcgagagagcacgatacattgtg is a genomic window of Eurosta solidaginis isolate ZX-2024a chromosome 4, ASM4086904v1, whole genome shotgun sequence containing:
- the LOC137247847 gene encoding tRNA (guanine(26)-N(2))-dimethyltransferase-like; amino-acid sequence: MRHNGVEHLIVPSEGDGMTLMYLSTSYEKRFDVIDLDPYGCPNRFLDGAIQSLTSGGSLLVTANDMAVLAGNTPEACNAKYSSVPLRMKCCHEMGLRILLHCIETHSNRYGKYIEPLLSISANFYIRVFVRMHSSQAKCKYSMSKQ